The nucleotide window CGCATTGGCCTTCGGCGGAAATCCCATGCTCACGCCTGAGCTTAGCAAAGGCTATGACGCGGGCATCGAACAGCCTTTCTGGGACAACAGAATCAAGGCCTCGGCCACCTACTTCCACAACGACATCAGCAACCTGATCATCTTTGACAGCATGTTCACGCTGCACAACATCGGGCAGGCCCGGACCCAGGGCGGTGAATTCGGCCTCTCCGTTTCGCCGATTCAGGAATTGACACTGTCAGCCAATTACACCTATCTCGACGCCTGGGATCTCTCGAACAACCAGCCGCTGGCGAGACGCCCGCGCAACCAGATGTCCTTCAATGTGATTGGAAAGCCATGTTCTGCGGTTGTGCTGAACTTGGGCGGACTCTGGGTTGCGGACCGGACGGACGGCTTCAATCCCACCCCGATTGAGGATTATTTTGTTATGCGCTTTGCCGCCTCATATAAGGTTAATCCGCATCTGGAAGTCTTCGGCCGGATCGAAAACCTGCTGAACGAATCCTACGAAGAGGTGCGCGGCTTTCCCGCATTGGGCCAGGCGGCCTATGCCGGCTTCAAGCTGACGTATTAAAAAACTGAACCGCTGGCTCCGAAATTCGGCGCGGGCACGTGCAGACCGATAAACACGGATTCGAGAAACGCAGAGAATATCCGCGTCCATCCGTGTTTATCCGCGGTTCCACATGTCTTGTAACCTGGCTCCGAGCAAGAACCAGCAAATGGAGCCATGCTGCCATCAGGAAACTTTTTCGTATTCTTCACGTTCTCGCCACGGATTTTCCTCCAATACCGGGGAAAATTCGAAGCAGTTGAACCACGGACTCCGACATCCGTCGCGAGCGGGTGGACACGGATAAACACGGATTATGGTTGAAGAGCGAAACTGAGACTATTATCTCCTGTGCTTTTGAGGTACTGAATGGGCTCGGTCACGGGCTGTTGGAAAAGCCATACGAAAATGCCCTCGTCGTCGAGCTGGGTTTGCGAGCTATTCCATGTGAGCAACAGCGGCGTTACGATGTCCTCTACAAAACTGTTAAAGTTGGCGAATATGTGCCCGATCTTATCGCTTTCGGGAACGTAGTGGTGGACGCCAAGGTCATTGAGCGCATCACCAACCATGAACTGGGCCAGATGCTCAACTACCTCAAAATCACAGGTCATCCTGTTGGTCTCATCCTCAATTTCCAACGCCCCCGTCTTGAATGGAAGCGTGTGGTGAACACTGCTTCATAAAAACTAAAAAATCCGCGTCCATCCGTGTTTATCCGTGGTTCAATTCAAACCACCGGATCTGATTCCGGCATGGCTGAATCAGGATTGCAGGCAGAAGCGGTTTAGGTGATGATAAACGCCATGAACGTGGCCGAATTGCCCATCCGGATTGACCGCGAGAAGATCGCGGAGTTTTGCCGCGCCCGTGGCATCCGCAAATTGAGCTTGTTCGGTTCGGTGTTGCGAGATGACTTCGACCCGGCGCGAAGCGATGTGGACGTGTTGGCAGAATTGCTGCCCAGTGCGCGGCCCGGCTGGGAGTTCTTCGGGTGGCATGAAGACCTGGCTCCCATCATTGGACGCAAGGTGGACCTGCACACACCCAATAGTTTAAGCCAGTATTTCCGCGATGAAGTGTTGCGGGAAGCAATGACTGTTTATGAGCAGGCATGATCCCAAAATAACGCTACGGCAGGTGGCCGATCATGCGCGGCAGGCTCAGGAACTTTGTGCACAGAATAAGTTGCCTCAAATCCTCGCCGACTGGCAAAAACGGGCGGCGTTTGAGCGCGTCATGGAAGTTCTGGGCAAGCCGTAAAACGACTGCCTGCTGACTTGACGGCTCGATATCCAGCAGTGGATTGGCGCGGCATCGCAGGGATGCGTGACCGGGTCAGCCATGGTTATGATACAATTGATTATGGTCTTTTGTGGCAGGCGGTGGAAACGCGTGTGCCCGGATTGCTCATCACGGTCGAACTGATGCTCAAAGATTTGAAGTAATCAAATCACCGGTTCTGATTCCGGCCCGGGCGGCGGAAGCTTTTTGACCAGGATCTTGTCAATCCGCTGGCGGTCCATGTCGAGAATTTCAAACTGGAAATTTTTCCACTTCACCGTTTCGCCTTCGGCGGGAATGTGCCCGAGTTGCTGCAGCACAAAACCGCCCAGGGTCTGGTAGTCTCCCTCGTCCTCGCCGCTCAATTCCCGGATTCCAAGCGCTGCTTTCGCGTCGTCGGTCTCCATCATGGCATCCACAAGCCAGGTGCCGTCGTCGCGCTTGCGCGCCTGCGGTTTGTTCCGAAGTTCCTTTTCCGGCAATTGTCCCACGATGGCTTCCATCACATCCTTGAGAGTGGCCACGCCCTGGACGGATCCGAATTCATCCACGGCCAGCGCAATGTGGCTCCGCGTTTTCTTGAATTCCTCGATCAACTTCCCGGCGGGCATCGTCGTCGGAACATACAATGGCGCGGTCACCACGCTTTTGAGATCCACATTCCCCGTCAGTGAAATGTTCGCCCAGAGCGATTTCACAGAGACCAGGCCCACCACGTTGTCGCGAGTACCCTGATAAACCGGGAAATGCGAGTGGCCGCTGCCGGCGATCTTGCGCCAGTTGTTTTCGGGCTCGTCGCCGATATTCAGCCAGATGACCTGGGCGCGCGGCGTCATCAGGTCATCGACCGTCTGTTCGTCCAGATTCAGGACGCCTTCCACCATCTCCTTCTCGGATTTCTTGAAAACGCCGGCCGTCAGACCCTGGTCGATCAACACCCGCACCTCTTCTTCCGAAACCGGAGAATGCTCCGCCTTTTTAACACCCATCAATGCCAGCAAAATGTCGCTGCAGGCGTTCAAAAAATTCACGATATAGGAAACGGAGCGCGACATGGCGTCCATCGGGCCGGCCATGAATTTGGCAATGGTCTCCGGGTGATTGAGTGCCAGACGTTTCGGAACCAATTCCCCGATCAGCACCGAAAAGAACGTAATCAGTGCCACAATGATGGCCAGACTGATGTCATGGGCGTAGCGCCCCAAA belongs to Candidatus Methylacidiphilales bacterium and includes:
- a CDS encoding nucleotidyltransferase domain-containing protein; the protein is MNVAELPIRIDREKIAEFCRARGIRKLSLFGSVLRDDFDPARSDVDVLAELLPSARPGWEFFGWHEDLAPIIGRKVDLHTPNSLSQYFRDEVLREAMTVYEQA
- a CDS encoding hemolysin family protein, with the protein product MSKIAIEIIFIAVLLVGNGLFAMAEMALVASRKSRLQAMAEDGEPGAKLASELANAPGRFLSTVQVGITLINVLAGAIGTSALPEALGAVFQPLPFLGRYAHDISLAIIVALITFFSVLIGELVPKRLALNHPETIAKFMAGPMDAMSRSVSYIVNFLNACSDILLALMGVKKAEHSPVSEEEVRVLIDQGLTAGVFKKSEKEMVEGVLNLDEQTVDDLMTPRAQVIWLNIGDEPENNWRKIAGSGHSHFPVYQGTRDNVVGLVSVKSLWANISLTGNVDLKSVVTAPLYVPTTMPAGKLIEEFKKTRSHIALAVDEFGSVQGVATLKDVMEAIVGQLPEKELRNKPQARKRDDGTWLVDAMMETDDAKAALGIRELSGEDEGDYQTLGGFVLQQLGHIPAEGETVKWKNFQFEILDMDRQRIDKILVKKLPPPGPESEPVI
- a CDS encoding DUF86 domain-containing protein gives rise to the protein MTARYPAVDWRGIAGMRDRVSHGYDTIDYGLLWQAVETRVPGLLITVELMLKDLK
- a CDS encoding GxxExxY protein gives rise to the protein MKSETETIISCAFEVLNGLGHGLLEKPYENALVVELGLRAIPCEQQRRYDVLYKTVKVGEYVPDLIAFGNVVVDAKVIERITNHELGQMLNYLKITGHPVGLILNFQRPRLEWKRVVNTAS